In Aliidongia dinghuensis, one genomic interval encodes:
- the hfq gene encoding RNA chaperone Hfq has protein sequence MSEKSQNVQDVFLNFVRKNKTPVTVFLVNGVKLQGIITWFDNFCVLLRRDAHSQLVYKHAISTVMPAAPVQLFDGDKEGDA, from the coding sequence ATGTCGGAAAAGTCGCAGAATGTGCAGGACGTGTTCCTCAACTTCGTCCGGAAGAACAAGACGCCGGTGACCGTCTTCCTCGTCAACGGCGTCAAGCTCCAGGGCATCATCACCTGGTTCGACAATTTCTGCGTCCTGCTGCGCCGTGACGCCCATTCGCAGCTCGTCTACAAGCATGCGATCTCGACCGTCATGCCGGCGGCACCGGTGCAGCTGTTCGACGGCGACAAGGAAGGCGACGCCTGA
- a CDS encoding HAD family hydrolase, whose amino-acid sequence MGRSMGVGRPSALVFDWDNTLVDSWGTIHAALNTMFVQMGHDPWTLEETRLKVRKSLRDAFPAMFGDRWQHAQKLYLDAFEALHIERLTPLPGAKLLIDAMAAEGYYVAIASNKTGRLLRREVAALGWERYFSKTVGAGDAARDKPDRAPIDLALDGSGIAAGPTVWFVGDTGIDIACAHNAGCVPILVHGPEGGLAAEDEFAHLKPARHFRDCMALAREISQ is encoded by the coding sequence ATGGGCAGGAGCATGGGCGTCGGACGCCCGTCCGCGCTGGTCTTCGACTGGGACAACACGCTGGTCGACAGCTGGGGCACGATCCACGCGGCGCTCAACACCATGTTCGTCCAGATGGGCCACGATCCCTGGACGCTGGAGGAGACGCGCCTCAAGGTCCGCAAATCCTTGCGCGACGCGTTTCCCGCGATGTTCGGCGACCGCTGGCAGCATGCACAGAAGCTCTATCTCGACGCGTTCGAGGCGCTGCATATCGAGCGTCTCACCCCCTTGCCCGGCGCCAAGCTGCTGATCGACGCGATGGCGGCGGAGGGCTACTACGTGGCGATCGCGTCGAACAAGACCGGGCGCTTGCTGCGGCGCGAGGTCGCGGCGCTCGGCTGGGAACGCTATTTCAGCAAGACCGTGGGTGCCGGCGATGCGGCGCGCGACAAGCCCGACCGGGCGCCGATCGACCTGGCGCTCGACGGCAGCGGCATTGCGGCCGGGCCCACGGTCTGGTTCGTGGGCGATACGGGAATCGACATCGCCTGTGCCCATAATGCCGGCTGCGTGCCGATTCTGGTGCATGGGCCGGAGGGTGGCCTCGCCGCAGAAGACGAGTTCGCCCATTTGAAGCCGGCCCGTCACTTCAGAGATTGCATGGCCCTTGCGCGCGAGATTTCGCAGTAG
- the dat gene encoding D-amino-acid transaminase has protein sequence MSRFAYVNGRFVRYGSATVHIEDRGYQFADGVYEVIALAGGKFVDLDLHLQRLDRSLSELRIERPMSDRALTFVLDNLAKRNGIRNGSVYLQITRGVAPRDFVFPRDAVPQVVAVARRAKPIAQTAIEDGVKAITIPDIRWARCDIKSVALLPAALGKQAAREAGAYEAWQYDRDGFITEGTSSNAWIVTPDGDLVTRPATNAILNGITRLVVIELAKAAGLRFVERPFSIKEAHAAREAFVTSTTSFVMPITQIDETPIGNGKPGSFTRELREKYMAHMAEIAGAAAGTWKWA, from the coding sequence ATGTCGCGCTTCGCCTATGTCAACGGTCGCTTCGTTCGTTATGGCAGCGCGACCGTGCATATCGAGGACCGCGGCTATCAGTTCGCTGACGGTGTCTATGAGGTGATCGCGCTCGCCGGCGGCAAGTTCGTCGACCTCGACTTGCACTTGCAGCGTCTCGACCGGTCGCTCTCGGAGCTGCGCATCGAGCGGCCGATGAGCGACCGGGCGCTCACCTTCGTGCTGGACAATCTTGCCAAGCGAAATGGCATCCGCAACGGCAGCGTCTATCTGCAGATCACCCGCGGCGTGGCACCGCGCGACTTCGTCTTTCCACGGGACGCGGTGCCCCAGGTCGTCGCCGTCGCCCGGCGGGCGAAGCCGATAGCGCAGACCGCCATCGAGGACGGCGTCAAAGCCATCACCATTCCCGACATCCGCTGGGCGCGCTGCGACATCAAGTCGGTGGCGCTGCTGCCGGCGGCGCTCGGCAAGCAGGCGGCACGCGAGGCCGGCGCCTACGAGGCCTGGCAGTATGATCGCGACGGCTTCATCACCGAGGGCACGTCGAGCAACGCCTGGATCGTGACGCCCGACGGCGACCTCGTCACCCGGCCCGCAACGAACGCCATCCTGAACGGCATCACCCGCCTGGTGGTGATCGAGCTTGCCAAGGCGGCCGGCCTGCGCTTCGTCGAACGCCCGTTCTCGATCAAGGAGGCCCATGCCGCGCGCGAGGCCTTCGTCACCAGCACGACCTCCTTCGTCATGCCGATCACCCAGATCGACGAGACGCCGATCGGCAACGGCAAGCCGGGCTCGTTCACGCGCGAGCTGCGCGAGAAATACATGGCGCACATGGCGGAAATCGCCGGAGCGGCGGCCGGGACGTGGAAGTGGGCGTGA
- the ntrX gene encoding nitrogen assimilation response regulator NtrX, which translates to MAHDILIVDDEADIRMLLSGILEDEGYQTREAADSKEALARIRARQPSLVILDIWLQGSELDGIEILKIIRREAPQLPVLMISGHGTIETAVAAIKIGAYDFIEKPFKSDRLLLLVERAIEAARLKRDYEELKLRSGADVELVGGSSVMNHLRQAIDKVAPTGSRVLISGPAGSGKEVAARLLHARSRRSKGPFVVLNCATMRPERLEIELFGTEPGAEGPDSPRKIGTFEQAHGGTLVLDEVADMPLETQGKIVRVLQDQVFERVGGNNRVEVDVRVVASSNRDLPAEILAGRFREDLFYRLSVVPIKVPPLRERRDDIPQLTRYFMARSAQSAGVSARELGEDAMAALQAYEWPGNVRQLKNVVDWLLIMAPGEPKDPIRADMLPAEIGSIVPTVLKWEKGGEIMSLPLRDAREVFEREYLLAQVTRFGGNISRTAAFIGMERSALHRKLKSLGVLNGDRGLKVAP; encoded by the coding sequence ATGGCGCATGACATCCTGATCGTCGACGATGAAGCCGACATCCGGATGCTGCTCTCCGGCATCCTCGAGGACGAGGGCTATCAGACGCGCGAGGCGGCCGATTCGAAGGAAGCGCTGGCGCGCATCCGGGCCCGGCAGCCGAGCCTGGTCATCCTCGACATCTGGCTGCAGGGCAGCGAGCTCGACGGCATCGAGATCCTGAAGATCATCCGGCGCGAGGCGCCGCAGCTGCCGGTGCTGATGATCTCGGGTCACGGCACGATCGAGACCGCCGTCGCCGCCATCAAGATCGGCGCCTATGACTTCATCGAGAAGCCGTTCAAGTCGGACCGCCTGCTGCTGCTGGTCGAGCGTGCGATCGAGGCCGCCCGGCTCAAGCGCGACTACGAGGAGCTTAAGCTCAGGTCCGGCGCCGACGTCGAACTGGTCGGCGGCTCGAGCGTCATGAACCATCTGCGCCAGGCGATCGACAAGGTGGCGCCGACCGGCAGCCGCGTGCTGATCAGCGGTCCGGCCGGCTCGGGCAAGGAGGTTGCGGCCCGGCTGCTCCACGCGCGCTCGCGCCGCAGCAAGGGGCCGTTCGTCGTGCTGAATTGCGCGACCATGCGGCCGGAACGGCTCGAGATCGAGCTGTTCGGCACCGAGCCGGGCGCCGAAGGCCCGGACAGCCCGCGCAAGATCGGCACCTTCGAGCAGGCGCACGGCGGCACGCTCGTGCTCGACGAGGTCGCCGACATGCCGCTCGAGACCCAGGGCAAGATCGTTCGCGTCCTGCAGGACCAGGTGTTCGAGCGGGTCGGCGGCAACAACCGGGTCGAGGTCGACGTCCGCGTCGTCGCCTCGTCCAACCGCGACCTGCCGGCGGAGATCCTCGCCGGCCGCTTCCGCGAGGATCTGTTCTATCGCCTGTCGGTCGTGCCGATCAAAGTACCGCCGCTGCGCGAGCGGCGCGACGACATCCCGCAGCTGACCCGCTATTTCATGGCCCGCTCGGCCCAGAGCGCCGGCGTCAGTGCGCGCGAGCTCGGCGAGGACGCGATGGCGGCGCTTCAGGCCTATGAGTGGCCCGGCAACGTGCGCCAGCTGAAGAACGTGGTCGACTGGCTGCTGATCATGGCGCCCGGCGAGCCGAAGGACCCGATCCGGGCCGACATGCTGCCCGCCGAGATCGGCTCGATCGTGCCGACCGTGCTGAAATGGGAGAAGGGCGGCGAGATCATGAGCCTGCCGCTCCGCGATGCGCGCGAGGTGTTCGAGCGCGAATATCTCCTGGCCCAGGTCACGCGCTTCGGCGGCAACATCTCGCGCACGGCCGCCTTCATCGGCATGGAGCGTTCAGCGCTGCACCGCAAGCTCAAGTCGCTGGGCGTCCTCAACGGCGACCGCGGGCTCAAGGTCGCACCCTGA